Within the Achromobacter spanius genome, the region ATGACCCTGTCCTCCTGCGCGCGCAGGGGTAAAAACTGCGCGCCGTTACAAACGCGCCGCATTCAGATTGATGCTTGTACATAGGCTGGGCTGTACCTAAAGTCGCGTTAGTCAATTGTTAGCTAATGGTTAATGTAAACCGTTGGTTAACTCCCAACAAGACACCGTGCGCAACGACGCATCGGAGGAGACAACGTGAAAACATCCGCGCCACGCCGCGACCAGTTCCTGACCCTATGCACGCTTACCGCCGTGCTGCTTACCGTCATCGCCATGGTTCTCTGGCCCACTGAAGCGGCCGCTACGGCCACCGTACTGTTCGACTGGACCACGCGCTCGTTCGGATCAGTGATCCAGGTGTTCGTCTTTGGCTGTGTCATCGCCTGCATCGGGCTGGCATTCAGCAAGTACGGCAACGTACGGCTTGGCGAAGACAAGCCGGAATACTCAACGCTGTCTTGGGTCTTCATGTTCATCTGCGCCGGCATGGGGTCGTCAACCCTGTATTGGGGCGTGATGGAATGGGCCTACTACTACCAATCGCCGGGGCTTAACGTCGCCGCCGGCTCGCGCGAGGCACTGGAATACAGCATCAGCTATTCCTTCTTCCATTGGGGCCTTAGCGCCTGGGCGGTGTATGCCCTGCCCTCGCTGGCCATGGCTTATCACTTTCATGTGCGCAAGAACACGGGCTTGAACCTGGCGTCCATCATCCAGGCCATTACGGGGTTTCGGGCCACGGGTCCGGTCGGCCGCGCGGTGGACCTGATCTTCCTGCTGACGATGTTCGGCGCGCTGACGGTGTCCATCGCGCTGACCGCATCGACCTTCACGCGCGGCCTGTCCAGCCTGCTTGGCACGCCCGACACCTTCAGCATGCAGGTCATCGTGATCGTCGGCGTGTCGGCCCTGTTCTCGGCCAGCGCCTACATCGGCATCGCCAGCGGCATGAAACGGCTTAGCCATATGGTCTGCTGGGGCGCGCTGCTGCTGGCCGCCGCTGTGTTGCTGGTGGGGCCAACCCAGTTTTCCGGCAACAACATTGTCAACAGCCTGGGCTTGATGCTGCAGAACTACATCCGCATGAGCCTCTTCACCGACCCCGCTGGCGACGGCGCCTTCAACTGTGGCTGGACGGTGTTCTATTGGCTGTGGTGGGTGTCGTATTCGCCGGGCGTGGCGATGTTCGTGGCGCGCGTATCCAAGGGCCGCAAGATCAAGGAAGTGATCTACGCACTGTTGTTGGGCGGCAGCGCCGGCTGCTGGTTTTTCTTCGGCGCGCTGGAAAGCTATTCCATGCACCAGTTCCTGTCGGGCGCTATCGACGTGCCTCGCATCCTGAAGGAACACGGCGGCGAAACGGCAGTGGAAATGCTGCTGAGCGCGCTGCCCGTCGGCTGGCTGTTCCTGGCGCTGTACCTGGCCATCATGATCGTCTTCCTGGCGGCCCACGTAGATGCCGTGGCCTACGCCGTGGCCGCCACCACCACCCGCAACCTGTCCGAAGGCGAAGACCCCAGCCCCACCAGCCGCGTCTTCTGGTGCATTGCGCTGACGCTGGTGCCGCTTGCCATGCTGTTCACCAAGGCTTCGCTGGAAACCATGAAAACCGCCGTGGTGCTGACGGCCATCCCCTTCCTGTTCATCCTCGCCATCAAGCTGTTCGGCCTGTTCCGCTGGCTGATACAGGACTACGGCGATACCCCCGCGCACCAGATCGAATCGCCCACCCAAGCTGTTTTTATTCCCAGGAGATCATCATGAACCTCATCGCCAAGCTTCCCGCCAACTTCTGCGCCGACGAAGAAAACGCCTGGACCCTGCCTGCCTCGTACTACACGAAGGACGCTGTCTTCGACTACGAAAAAGAAAAAGTATTCGCCAACGCCTGGATCTGCGTGGCGCACCGCAGCGAATTGGCCGCACCCAACGACTACGTCACGCGCGAGATCATCGGCGAAAGCATCATCGTGTTGCGCGACCGCGAAGGCGTCCTGCGGGCGTTCTACAACGTCTGCCCGCACCGGGGCCACCAACTGATGCAAGGCAGCGGCCGCGCCAGAAACGTCATCACCTGTCCGTACCACGCCTGGACCTTCAAGCTGGATGGCGAGCTGGCCCTGGCCCGCAACTGCGACAACGTACCCAACTTCAGCCCCGACAAGGCCAGCCTGGTCCCCGTTCGGGTTGAGGAAGCCGCCGGCTTCATCTTCATCAACATGAACGCAAACGCCGGCACCGTTGAAGATCAACTCCCCGGCCTTGCAGCCCGCCTGCGCGCCGCCTGCCCGGTGGTGGATGACCTGCACCTGGCCGCGCGCTTCGTCACGCAAACGCCCGCCAACTGGAAGTCCATCGTCGACAACTACCTGGAGTGCTACCACTGCGGCCCCGTCCACCCAAGCTTCGCGGACTCCGTCCAGGTAGACAAATACCAGCACACGATGCACGGCAACTGGACGCTGCAATTCGGCCTGGCGAAGTCGTCGGAAAAATCCTTCAAGGTGGATCCCTCGGTAAAGGACCCCAGTTTTGCCGGCTTCTGGGCCTGGCCATGCACCATGTTCAACGTGCCGCCGGGTGCCGACTTCATGACCGTCATCTACGAATTTCCCGCCAGCGCGGGCGTCACGCTCCAGCACTACGAGATTTACTTTCTGAACAAGGATCTGACTGAAGAACAGCAGACGCTGGTTGAGTGGTACCGCGACGTGTTCCGTCCCGAAGACCTGCGCCTGGTGGAAAGCGTGCAAAAGGGCCTGAAGTCCAGGGGCTATCGTGGCCAGGGGCGCATCATGGTCGACCGCCAGCGCAGCGGCATCAGCGAACACGGCATCGTGCATTTTCATCGCAAGCTGGCAACGGAATACGCAGGTAAGGCGGCTTCTGAAATGCCTCGGTCGGCGCCGCAACAGGCCCCCGCCTCGGCATGAGCACACAACAGACCTTGCAAGTGCGGGTCGCGCACATTGAGCGCGTGACCCCGCTAATCAAGCGCTACACGCTGGAAGCCCTGGACGGCAGCGCGTTGCCGCCGTTCACGGGCGGCAGCCACATC harbors:
- a CDS encoding BCCT family transporter → MKTSAPRRDQFLTLCTLTAVLLTVIAMVLWPTEAAATATVLFDWTTRSFGSVIQVFVFGCVIACIGLAFSKYGNVRLGEDKPEYSTLSWVFMFICAGMGSSTLYWGVMEWAYYYQSPGLNVAAGSREALEYSISYSFFHWGLSAWAVYALPSLAMAYHFHVRKNTGLNLASIIQAITGFRATGPVGRAVDLIFLLTMFGALTVSIALTASTFTRGLSSLLGTPDTFSMQVIVIVGVSALFSASAYIGIASGMKRLSHMVCWGALLLAAAVLLVGPTQFSGNNIVNSLGLMLQNYIRMSLFTDPAGDGAFNCGWTVFYWLWWVSYSPGVAMFVARVSKGRKIKEVIYALLLGGSAGCWFFFGALESYSMHQFLSGAIDVPRILKEHGGETAVEMLLSALPVGWLFLALYLAIMIVFLAAHVDAVAYAVAATTTRNLSEGEDPSPTSRVFWCIALTLVPLAMLFTKASLETMKTAVVLTAIPFLFILAIKLFGLFRWLIQDYGDTPAHQIESPTQAVFIPRRSS
- a CDS encoding aromatic ring-hydroxylating oxygenase subunit alpha — encoded protein: MNLIAKLPANFCADEENAWTLPASYYTKDAVFDYEKEKVFANAWICVAHRSELAAPNDYVTREIIGESIIVLRDREGVLRAFYNVCPHRGHQLMQGSGRARNVITCPYHAWTFKLDGELALARNCDNVPNFSPDKASLVPVRVEEAAGFIFINMNANAGTVEDQLPGLAARLRAACPVVDDLHLAARFVTQTPANWKSIVDNYLECYHCGPVHPSFADSVQVDKYQHTMHGNWTLQFGLAKSSEKSFKVDPSVKDPSFAGFWAWPCTMFNVPPGADFMTVIYEFPASAGVTLQHYEIYFLNKDLTEEQQTLVEWYRDVFRPEDLRLVESVQKGLKSRGYRGQGRIMVDRQRSGISEHGIVHFHRKLATEYAGKAASEMPRSAPQQAPASA